The Hymenobacter volaticus genome includes the window GAAAGCCAGCAGCTGGTTTCGGTTCAACAATAGGTGGCAACGGATTCCTCCCCGCTCACTGGTTAAGTCCGGCTATAACCAGAAACTGGCGACATTCCCTTGTCGAATACAAAGCAATAATTGAACTGTGCAACCTATTTGCACAGTTGAAATTGATTGCCTCTGGATGCCTTAAAATCTATATAACCATCAGATATTCAGACATAAAAAATTTAAAAAGCTTACATTAATGTCTTCATCAGCTAGGCATTAATGCAGCATAAATATGGTTTATCAAGGAGCTGCTTGGTTGCTGGAGGCATTACTAATAACGATGCCGCGTTGCCCAGGCAAGCGGCGATATGTTTATCTTCGTCCTGGGCCTTCAGCAAAAGGGCTCTACTGCACGAAGCTTTGTACTCCCAAGGCCGCTTCGCGCAGAGCCTCATCATAAAAGTCGCTGGTGCATCATGCCTGTCAATAAAAGCGCGCACGACCGCTACCTCATCATCGATAAATGCCTGCAGCGCCGTAACCGCACCTGGACCATCAAGGACTTGCTCGCGGCCGTAGAGGACGAGTACAGGGAAGCCGGTGGCGACGGGGTGTGCGAGCGTACGCTGAAAGGGGATCTGCACCACATGAAAAAGCTAAACGGATACAATGCCCCCATTAAGTATTCGCGCCGGCTGGGCTATCACTATACAAAGCCGGGTTTCTCCATTCGCAACACTCCCCTGACCAGTGCCGATTTGCTGATCCTGCATCAGAGCCTGCACCCGTTGAAAGCCTTGCGGGGTTTGGGCTTGGCGGATGAGTTAAACGAGTTGATCCGTCGGTTGGAGCAGCACTTGCCCAATAGTGACGAGGCGGCTGGTCCGGTTCTGCAATTGGAGGCCGCACCGGAGTACACAGGTACAGAGCACCTGAAACGCTTATACAAGGCCATCTCGGAGAAAACCCCCTTGCGGATCGAATACCAACCTTACCGGGCCCCGAAAGCACGTGCGGAAGAGGTCCATCCCTACCTGCTCAAAACGTTCAATGGGCGGTGGTACCTCATCGCTCAAAACGACGCCAAAGGGGACCAGTTGCAGAATTACGCACTCGACCGCATCAAGGACATAGACGACAGCCAAATCGTCTTTCGCCCAGCCACGGTTGATTTCGGCGCCTATTTCACCTCTCTCATTGGGGTAACCATTCCGCAAACAAGTTCATGCATTGAAACTGTACGCTTGCGAATGTCGAGCGGGCGCGCTCCCTACGTCCTGACCAAAGCAATTCATCCCAGCCAGGTTGTTCTGAGCGATACCAAGGCAGGGTTGGAAATTGAGCTGCGCTTAATTATCAACCAGGAGCTTAAAACGAATCTACTCAGTTATGGTCCCGATCTCCAAGTCTTGGCGCCCGACTCGCTACGGCATTCGCTGCGGAAACTACTTAAGAAAGCGTTGACTAACTACCAATAAAGATGACTAAGGTCCCACATAGGCCACGACCACTGAAGGTAGCTTGCTGCCTGCTACCTGGCACACCTCAACTGGTAGGTTAAACGCGAACTGTTTGCCTTCATGTCTAGGCTCATTATCTTATCGTCTTCCTTATTCCGGGCACCGCCCCTGAAATCAGTTATTGCCACACAGCTCGCTGCATGTCCCCGTCTTTTATCCGCACGTTTCATCCCATTGGTCAAGGAGCCTTCTATACCGAACAGCATCGCGAGGGTAACCAAACCCTGACCATAGTCTACGATTGTGGCTCGCTGACGGCGCCCAAGGAGCACTTTCTGCGTAAGGTGGCCACAGCCCTGCCGCGCGGTACCGTGATTGATCTTTTGTTTATTTCTCACTTCCACGCCGATCATATCAATGGGCTGGATGAGTTAAAGCGCAAGTACACCATCCGCGCCGTGGTGTTACCCAAGCTCACGGAGGAGGCGCGGGTACTGGTTAAGTTGGAGAACTTCCTGGAGTACGAGGGCTTTAGCTCGGTGCTGATTGATAACCCTCGGGCCTACTTCGGCCGCCGTACCCGCATTATTTTCGTAGAGCCTATTGACCCCAATGCCGGAACGGCCGCTGAGATTATTCTTAACAACGATCGGTTCGTAGAGGTACCAGGCGAACAAGACCAGGATTTGCGGGACTCTGCCGCGCCCGCGGGGAAGCAGCCGGGACGCCTGCGCACCATTACCAGCGGCACGCCCCTGCGGCTGACGCTTCATAAAACAGCCTTCTGGGAGTATGTTCCATACAATTACGAGTATGCTGCCCGGCGGACCACGTTTGTGGCGATGCTGAAAAAGCTTAAAATAGAACTCGGCACGCTCGGTAACCTGGAGCAGGTTATCAACCGGAAAAAAGATTTGTCCAAAGCTTACCGGAGCCTAGACGGGGATCTAAACGAGAACTCACTGGTTGTTTATTCCGGCGCGCTTACGGACCCGATGAGGTTGTTGCATCGAGGCCACAGTTGCACCTGCTGGCACCCTTTTTACGCGAGCGTAGAGAAAGAAGGGTGTTTGTACCTAGGGGACCTAGATCTAAATATTCCGACGCTGCCGGCCGATTTGCAAACCCGGCTAGGCAGCCGCTGGGACCGTATTCAAACGCTACAAGTGCCGCACCACGGCTCCGTACATAATTTTGTCCCGCTGCCCCTTGATAAAGACGTGCAGGCCATTATTTCCTACGGCTCAAATAACACCTACGGCCATCCGTCCGCGCACGTCATCGGCCAGCTGCACTTGCTGCAGGCCACGCCTATTCTGGTAACCGAGCAGCTGGATACAGCCTTTTACTTGCACACCTAATGTTGTCCGTCGGCTCTATGTGGCCGACCATCACCTGCTTGCTAGTGACTTTTGCAGAACTGCCCGTTCAAAGAGGCAACGAATTCCGCTTGCCGCGACAGAGGTAATATGGCTGAGGACGCAGTATGGGTGTCCGCACTACAGATTGTCGGGCTGGCCAGCAGCTGACCACAGACTATCAAAACTTGGATACGCAGTGCAGTAGTTTGTTGCTCTTCGTGTATGTTTAGTGCCCCTTTCCTTATTCTCTTCTACCTTATTCGTGGCTAAATCTCTATACCTGCAGCAATTCGTTGAGCAAAAATGCAGGAGCGCTTGGACGTGTACCGGCGGGACTCGACGCTTATTCTGCAGGACTACATGCTGGAGCAGCAAGTCAGCGCCGACTACGACAGGCGGCAGCTGCTGGAACTGTTACAAAACGCCGACGACGCGGCCGGCCGCGATCCCAAAAACCGCCCTGGGCAAGTGTCCATTCGGCTGCATGGACGCATACTGGAAGTGGCCAACACCGGAGCTATCTTCACCGAAGCGGGTGTACAGTGCCTGCTTTACAGCAACCTGAGCCCCAAATCCCTGGATGCCGACCAGATCGGGGCCAAGGGCCTGGGATTTCGAGCCGTGCTCAACTGGGCCGATAAGCTGGAAATTCATAGCGGCTAGTTGCGCATTGCTTTTTCCGCGGCCTACGCCCGCAAGGTCTTGCAGCAGCGGCGACAACCGACAGGCCGTGCTGCGCATGCTGCGCCAGGCTCGGGAGGAAACCACCACGGCGGAGCACATAATCGCCGTGCTGCACTGCGCCGAGGCCGCGCTCAACGCTGGTCCGGCCGGCTACAACACCCTGATCCGGGTGTACATGAAGGGTAAGCAGTTGCCCGCGCTGCGACAGCAGTTGGCCGAGGAGCTACTACCCGAAGTGATTGTGTTTCTGCCCCACCTGACCCGCTTGCACATCGAGTGCGACGGGGTGGCACATGGAGGGGGCGCAGAGCGTGGGCGCAAAAGATGTGCAACACGTACGGGTGACACGCCAGAAGGCCGACGTCACCCGCACTCGGCATAGCTGGCAGGTGCTTGCCCGCGCCGGCCGTCTCGTGCCGGAAGACGCGGGTTCACCAGTGGCACCCGCAGCTATTCCCTACGAAGTAATAGTCGCGTGGCAGGCGGACTTGGCTCCCGGGCACGGCCGGCTGTTTTTGTATTTCCGGACCGGCGTGGATTGGCCCCTTCCCTGTTTGAGGATGAAAGTTCAGTCTTTGGCTATTCTAGTCTACTAACAGGTTCGTGACCGCCGCTGTGTTCATGGCCCATGCGGCCGTATAGCTTTCGTCAGCTTCAGCCGTGTCCACCACCTGCAGGTTCTGTGCCTGGGCCTTGATTGCCAGCAACTGGCCAATGCTGAGTTTACTTTCAAGTTTGCGCAGCAGCGTCTGCACGCCTTCTAGGTTGAGGTTGCGCACCAGCTGACCCTGAAACGTCATTTCCAGCCACACGATCTCGCGTTGCGCCACATCGAGCACGCCAAACACGAGTCCCTTCGTCAGGCTCTTGGTGACACGTACCTGCTGCGCTACGCAAGACGGATCGTAGGCCACCCCGCTGCTGGAAATGCGCATGGGCTGCTGGCTGTTCATCCAGCCCACCACCAGGTTCGGCGAAAGCGAACCCGAGGTGTACGCATTCGTGGTGAAGGTGACGTACCGCGCTTTGGCTTGCTGCAACGCAACCAAGTCGACCTCGATGTACTCCGCTGTCCCGACTTGATCGGGAATGTATTGCATATCGCCACTGTGCTTACAACCGGTCACCACCAACTGGGAGAAGGAGCAGCTTTCCGTATGGGTCGCGTAGGACACGGTGCAGCTCAAATCCATATCTAAATGTTGGGCCGGGAGCCCCACCCCCCATTGCATAAATAGGCGCACGGTGTCGCCTGCCACGGGAAAACGGGTA containing:
- a CDS encoding helix-turn-helix transcriptional regulator, with the protein product MPVNKSAHDRYLIIDKCLQRRNRTWTIKDLLAAVEDEYREAGGDGVCERTLKGDLHHMKKLNGYNAPIKYSRRLGYHYTKPGFSIRNTPLTSADLLILHQSLHPLKALRGLGLADELNELIRRLEQHLPNSDEAAGPVLQLEAAPEYTGTEHLKRLYKAISEKTPLRIEYQPYRAPKARAEEVHPYLLKTFNGRWYLIAQNDAKGDQLQNYALDRIKDIDDSQIVFRPATVDFGAYFTSLIGVTIPQTSSCIETVRLRMSSGRAPYVLTKAIHPSQVVLSDTKAGLEIELRLIINQELKTNLLSYGPDLQVLAPDSLRHSLRKLLKKALTNYQ
- a CDS encoding MBL fold metallo-hydrolase, translating into MSPSFIRTFHPIGQGAFYTEQHREGNQTLTIVYDCGSLTAPKEHFLRKVATALPRGTVIDLLFISHFHADHINGLDELKRKYTIRAVVLPKLTEEARVLVKLENFLEYEGFSSVLIDNPRAYFGRRTRIIFVEPIDPNAGTAAEIILNNDRFVEVPGEQDQDLRDSAAPAGKQPGRLRTITSGTPLRLTLHKTAFWEYVPYNYEYAARRTTFVAMLKKLKIELGTLGNLEQVINRKKDLSKAYRSLDGDLNENSLVVYSGALTDPMRLLHRGHSCTCWHPFYASVEKEGCLYLGDLDLNIPTLPADLQTRLGSRWDRIQTLQVPHHGSVHNFVPLPLDKDVQAIISYGSNNTYGHPSAHVIGQLHLLQATPILVTEQLDTAFYLHT
- a CDS encoding sacsin N-terminal ATP-binding-like domain-containing protein; this translates as MQERLDVYRRDSTLILQDYMLEQQVSADYDRRQLLELLQNADDAAGRDPKNRPGQVSIRLHGRILEVANTGAIFTEAGVQCLLYSNLSPKSLDADQIGAKGLGFRAVLNWADKLEIHSG